In Aegilops tauschii subsp. strangulata cultivar AL8/78 chromosome 3, Aet v6.0, whole genome shotgun sequence, one genomic interval encodes:
- the LOC109785804 gene encoding succinate dehydrogenase subunit 4, mitochondrial: MASRLLTRSKALALAAARADAAAPSPLAAAWGTRALSTLPRDPAAASPASSPRQPAAVSPLGLSKILGYEQASRLGGTHVLPRWFSTGASNGSSDQQTSKTIAGMVQSDALKSQEGASAKVAAFSPIEATISKPRSSPLTLESLKVRRTEMMTKVTFYMIPTLLLVSKNSISTSLLIASVYHQVYMFHKEILLDYVHHDITRKWALIYFKLLLLVMAKDTMVYFDLF; this comes from the exons ATGGCGTCGCGATTGCTGACCAGATCCAAAGCCCTAgcgctcgccgccgcccgcgccgacgcggccgcgccgtcgccgctcgccgccgcctggGGGACCCGCGCGCTCTCCACCCTCCCCCGCGATCCGGCCGCCGCATCCCCCGCCTCGTCGCCGCGGCAACCGGCGGCGGTCTCGCCGCTCGGCCTCTCCAAG ATTCTAGGATATGAGCAGGCATCTCGACTCGGTGGCACACACGTATTGCCTCGCTGGTTTTCTACTGGAGCCTCCAATGGATCTTCTGATCAGCAG ACCTCAAAGACAATTGCTGGGATGGTACAATCGGATGCACTGAAATCACAGGAGGGAGCCTCAGCGAAGGTCGCAGCATTCAGCCCCATTGAAGCAACCATTAGCAAGCCCAGAAGCAGTCCATTGACACTCGAAAGCTTGAAAGTGAGGCGGACCGAGATGATGACAAAAGTCACGTTCTACATGATCCCGACTCTGCTCCTGGTGTCGAAGAACAGCATCAGCACTTCTCTCCTGATTGCGTCAGTGTACCATCAGGTCTACATGTTCCACAAGGAGATCCTCCTGGACTACGTCCACCATGACATCACCAGGAAGTGGGCCTTGATATACTTCAAGCTGCTCTTGCTAGTCATGGCCAAGGACACGATGGTGTACTTTGATCTGTTCTAA